Proteins found in one Pseudoxanthomonas sp. SL93 genomic segment:
- a CDS encoding EF-hand domain-containing protein, translated as MNACIRLAFAAVLLAPCAADAQSLPASASARFGLFDADGNGAMSMDEYKSALPFSQFDTDKDNRISETELQSIFGEQADGQPSAADHVRIHDENNDGSLTEEEFRNVLEARFRSFDKNDDESVDLAEMKAGTSIL; from the coding sequence GTGAACGCCTGCATTCGACTTGCTTTTGCCGCTGTACTCCTGGCGCCCTGCGCCGCCGACGCGCAATCCCTTCCGGCATCGGCATCGGCGCGTTTCGGCCTGTTCGATGCCGATGGTAACGGCGCGATGAGCATGGACGAATACAAGAGCGCCCTGCCGTTCTCGCAGTTCGATACCGACAAGGACAATCGGATTTCCGAAACCGAACTTCAGAGCATCTTCGGGGAACAGGCCGATGGCCAACCGTCCGCAGCGGATCACGTTCGCATCCACGATGAGAATAACGATGGCAGCCTGACCGAAGAGGAGTTCCGTAACGTGCTGGAGGCGCGTTTCCGTTCGTTCGACAAGAACGACGACGAAAGCGTGGATCTGGCCGAAATGAAGGCCGGCACCTCTATCCTTTAG
- a CDS encoding beta-propeller fold lactonase family protein, whose protein sequence is MRMRRLPFAAVIVCAMLAPLPLSAAELLVGNKSADTVWRLSLKDGRRIGEFRTGDAPHEIAISPDGRTAVVTNYGSVKSGNTLSVLDLVGGRPTRHVDLGQHSAPHGLRFLSDGRRVVATTEASASVLVVDVEAGEVLKAIDVGDGTGHMLALSPDERFAYVTKIAAGTLSRIDLVAGTKTHERPAGKGAEGVAVRPDGAEVWVTNREDGTVTVHDPSTLAVRRRMSSKGFPIRVVFSADGTQAFVTNARAATLSVFNARSKLPVATVALSREGIEYEATMLGRAALPIGVVVAGDRPRAYVAISGGDRIAVIDTQRWQVIDYWVTGREPDALGIVAGARRGKD, encoded by the coding sequence ATGCGCATGCGCCGCCTGCCGTTCGCCGCCGTGATCGTCTGCGCCATGTTGGCGCCTCTTCCGTTGTCGGCCGCCGAACTGCTGGTCGGCAACAAGTCGGCCGACACCGTCTGGCGCTTGTCGTTGAAGGATGGTCGGCGCATCGGCGAGTTCCGTACCGGTGACGCCCCCCACGAGATCGCCATATCGCCGGATGGGCGCACGGCGGTGGTCACGAACTACGGCAGCGTGAAGTCCGGCAATACCCTGTCCGTGCTCGACCTGGTAGGCGGTCGGCCCACCCGGCATGTCGACCTGGGACAGCACAGTGCGCCCCACGGGCTGCGCTTCCTTTCCGATGGCCGGCGCGTGGTGGCGACCACCGAAGCCTCGGCCAGCGTGCTGGTCGTGGACGTGGAAGCGGGGGAGGTGCTGAAGGCCATCGACGTGGGCGACGGCACCGGCCACATGCTCGCGTTGTCGCCTGACGAACGCTTCGCCTACGTCACCAAGATCGCCGCGGGCACGTTGAGCCGGATCGATCTGGTCGCTGGCACCAAGACCCACGAGCGCCCGGCAGGGAAGGGGGCCGAAGGCGTCGCGGTAAGGCCGGACGGGGCCGAGGTGTGGGTGACCAACCGCGAAGACGGCACGGTTACCGTGCACGATCCGTCCACGCTGGCCGTGCGGCGGCGGATGTCCAGCAAGGGTTTCCCGATCCGCGTGGTGTTTTCCGCCGACGGCACGCAGGCGTTCGTGACCAATGCGCGAGCGGCCACGCTGTCGGTGTTCAACGCACGTTCCAAGCTGCCAGTGGCGACCGTAGCGCTTTCGCGCGAAGGCATCGAGTACGAGGCCACGATGCTGGGACGCGCCGCACTGCCCATCGGCGTGGTGGTGGCCGGCGACCGCCCGCGTGCATACGTGGCCATCAGCGGCGGCGACCGCATCGCGGTGATCGACACGCAGCGCTGGCAGGTGATCGACTACTGGGTGACCGGGCGCGAGCCCGATGCGCTGGGGATTGTCGCGGGAGCGCGCCGCGGCAAGGACTAA
- a CDS encoding molybdenum cofactor biosynthesis protein MoaE, whose translation MLHFRLAEAAFDIDALRAQLLDPRAGAYASFEGWVRDHHAGRAVDGLDYEAYAALAEREGERIVVEAAERFELLAACCVHRVGTLGVGDLAVWVGVSAAHRGAAFDACRYIIDEVKQRVPIWKREHYREGGADWLHPSAGES comes from the coding sequence ATGCTGCATTTCCGACTGGCCGAGGCCGCCTTCGACATCGATGCGCTGCGCGCGCAACTGCTCGATCCCCGCGCCGGTGCATATGCCAGCTTCGAAGGCTGGGTGCGCGACCACCATGCCGGCCGCGCGGTCGATGGCCTGGACTACGAAGCCTACGCCGCCCTGGCGGAACGCGAGGGCGAGCGCATCGTCGTCGAGGCCGCCGAGCGTTTCGAGCTGCTCGCGGCCTGCTGCGTGCATCGCGTGGGGACGCTGGGCGTCGGCGACCTGGCCGTCTGGGTGGGCGTCAGCGCGGCGCACCGTGGCGCGGCGTTCGATGCCTGCCGCTACATCATCGATGAGGTCAAGCAGCGCGTGCCGATCTGGAAGCGGGAGCACTACCGCGAAGGCGGCGCGGACTGGCTGCATCCCTCCGCCGGGGAGAGCTGA
- the moaD gene encoding molybdopterin converting factor subunit 1 — protein MTTVTLLYFASLRESTGVPSEALQTGATDLAGVYADVQARHGIAWPMQHLRVAVDGEFARWQDAVRDGSEIAFIPPVSGG, from the coding sequence ATGACGACGGTGACGCTGCTCTATTTCGCAAGCCTTCGCGAATCCACCGGCGTGCCCAGCGAGGCGCTGCAGACCGGCGCGACGGATCTGGCCGGTGTCTATGCGGACGTGCAGGCGCGGCACGGCATCGCTTGGCCGATGCAGCACCTGCGGGTCGCCGTGGATGGCGAATTCGCGCGTTGGCAGGACGCGGTTCGGGACGGTAGCGAGATCGCGTTCATCCCCCCGGTGAGTGGAGGCTGA
- the moaC gene encoding cyclic pyranopterin monophosphate synthase MoaC, which translates to MPRKTLTHIDAAGRPAMVDVSGKAATPRDAVASCKVKFPADVARQLRRDGLRSAKGGIVDTAIIAGTMAVKRTHELIPFCHPLPIDGCRIAIDWDGETTLAIECGVRTTHRTGVEMEALTGATVAALTVYDMCKALSHRIVIGPARLLGKRGGKRDFGVTP; encoded by the coding sequence GTGCCCCGCAAGACACTGACCCATATCGACGCCGCCGGTCGCCCGGCCATGGTGGATGTCTCCGGCAAGGCGGCCACCCCCCGCGACGCCGTCGCCAGCTGCAAGGTGAAGTTCCCGGCCGACGTCGCGCGACAGCTCCGGCGCGATGGGTTGCGCAGCGCCAAGGGTGGCATCGTCGACACCGCGATCATCGCCGGGACCATGGCCGTCAAGCGCACGCATGAGCTCATCCCTTTCTGTCATCCGCTGCCTATCGACGGCTGCCGCATCGCCATCGACTGGGACGGGGAAACGACGCTGGCGATCGAGTGCGGCGTGCGCACGACCCATCGTACCGGCGTGGAGATGGAGGCCCTGACCGGCGCCACCGTCGCGGCATTGACTGTCTACGACATGTGCAAGGCGCTGTCGCATCGCATTGTCATCGGCCCGGCCAGGCTGCTGGGCAAGCGGGGCGGCAAGCGCGATTTCGGTGTCACGCCATGA
- the moaA gene encoding GTP 3',8-cyclase MoaA, with protein sequence MSDVVLPLDVRGRPLRDLRLSVIDACNFRCGYCMPADRIPDDHGMDSRMRMSFDEIETLARAFVRIGVRKLRLTGGEPLLRKRLPELVARLAVIPDLEDLALTTNGALLAGQAKALHDAGLRRITISLDALDDAVFSAMSGGRGRVRDTLAGIDAAVAAGFTRIKFNTVVQRGVNEDQVLPLVEHFRGSGHVLRFIEYMDVGTCNGWQRDQMVTSAELHDRIAARWPLRALEADYRGEVASRYAFQDGAGEIGFVSSVSEPFCGDCHRARVSADGRLFTCLFASEGTDLRAVLAQGEDALSEHVARLWSRRADRYSELRGSPTVSRRKHVEMYLIGG encoded by the coding sequence ATGAGCGACGTCGTGCTGCCGCTGGACGTGCGCGGGCGGCCGCTGCGCGACCTTCGCCTGTCGGTGATCGACGCGTGCAATTTCCGCTGCGGCTACTGCATGCCGGCGGACCGCATTCCGGACGACCATGGCATGGATTCCCGCATGCGCATGTCGTTCGACGAGATCGAGACGCTGGCGCGCGCTTTCGTCCGCATCGGCGTGCGGAAACTGCGCCTGACCGGGGGGGAACCGCTGCTGCGCAAGCGGTTGCCGGAACTGGTGGCACGACTGGCCGTCATCCCCGATCTTGAAGACCTGGCGCTGACCACCAATGGTGCGCTGCTGGCAGGGCAGGCGAAGGCGCTGCACGATGCCGGCCTGCGCCGCATCACCATCAGCCTGGATGCGCTGGACGATGCGGTGTTCTCGGCCATGTCGGGGGGGCGGGGCCGCGTGCGCGACACGCTGGCCGGCATCGACGCGGCCGTCGCCGCGGGGTTCACCCGCATCAAGTTCAACACCGTGGTGCAGCGGGGCGTCAACGAGGACCAGGTCTTGCCGCTGGTGGAGCATTTCCGCGGCAGCGGCCACGTGCTGCGCTTCATCGAATACATGGACGTGGGCACCTGCAACGGCTGGCAGCGCGACCAGATGGTGACCTCGGCGGAACTGCACGACCGTATCGCCGCGCGCTGGCCGCTGCGCGCTCTGGAGGCGGATTATCGGGGCGAAGTGGCGTCGCGCTATGCCTTCCAGGACGGTGCCGGCGAGATCGGCTTCGTCAGTTCCGTCAGCGAACCATTCTGCGGGGATTGCCATCGTGCCCGTGTTTCTGCCGACGGGCGGCTGTTCACCTGCCTGTTCGCGTCGGAAGGCACCGACCTGCGCGCTGTCCTGGCGCAGGGCGAAGATGCGTTGAGCGAGCATGTGGCGCGGTTGTGGTCGCGCCGCGCGGACCGCTACAGCGAGCTGCGCGGTTCGCCCACGGTCAGCCGCCGCAAGCATGTCGAGATGTATCTTATCGGCGGTTGA
- a CDS encoding MBL fold metallo-hydrolase, whose amino-acid sequence MGWQLRFHGVGSATAVELGSAMATLERDGLPWLTIDCGGEGLTAYQAHYGGMPEALFVTHAHLDHVAGFERLFVGSYFDESRRGRVRVYVPAPLVPLLQQRVGDYPNVLAEGGTNFWDAFQLIPVSGAFWHEGMRLEVFPVRHHWPDTAFGLRLSGSVVWTGDTRPIPEMLARHADDGELIAHDCALHGNPSHSGIDDLEREYPPALLSRCVLYHYASAADGNALAARGHRVARPGDVLPLVAPGAAKVAAG is encoded by the coding sequence ATGGGCTGGCAACTCCGTTTCCATGGCGTGGGCAGCGCGACCGCGGTCGAACTGGGTTCTGCGATGGCCACGCTGGAACGCGATGGACTTCCCTGGCTGACCATCGACTGTGGCGGAGAAGGACTGACCGCCTACCAGGCGCACTACGGCGGGATGCCGGAGGCACTGTTCGTGACCCATGCGCACCTGGACCATGTGGCGGGCTTCGAGCGGTTGTTCGTGGGCAGCTACTTCGACGAGTCCCGGCGTGGACGCGTGCGCGTATACGTGCCCGCCCCGCTGGTGCCGCTGCTGCAGCAGCGCGTCGGGGATTATCCCAATGTGCTCGCCGAAGGCGGCACCAACTTCTGGGACGCCTTCCAGCTGATCCCGGTCTCCGGGGCGTTCTGGCATGAAGGCATGCGCCTGGAAGTGTTCCCGGTGCGCCACCACTGGCCGGACACCGCCTTCGGCCTGCGTCTGTCGGGTAGCGTGGTGTGGACGGGCGATACCCGTCCCATTCCCGAGATGCTGGCAAGGCACGCCGACGACGGCGAACTGATCGCGCACGACTGCGCGCTGCATGGCAATCCTTCGCACAGCGGCATCGACGACCTGGAGCGCGAGTATCCGCCAGCCCTGTTGTCGCGTTGTGTGCTTTACCACTATGCCAGCGCGGCGGACGGGAACGCCCTGGCCGCGCGCGGGCATCGCGTTGCCCGTCCGGGGGATGTGCTGCCGCTGGTGGCGCCCGGCGCCGCGAAGGTGGCCGCCGGATGA
- a CDS encoding 3-deoxy-D-manno-octulosonic acid kinase, translating to MVGFDASESLTPFRDGSGYGAILFDRKHLRQADPDWFVPEKWGDRARPVDSGGRGGAWFIEAPSSQCVLRMYRRGGLAARFSRDRYLWHGPDRTRSFAEFRLMRALLARGLPVPRPVAASYVRDGMFYRAAILMERLLDVRSLADLAQSQAAHAPWDPAGRLIARFHRVGTDHADLNAHNILFDDKGHGWLIDLDRGALRIPATAWREENLSRLKRSLLKLRGERSVEDVERDFSVLRKAYDHAWSRGY from the coding sequence ATGGTCGGATTTGACGCTTCGGAATCCCTGACGCCGTTCCGCGATGGCAGCGGATACGGTGCGATTCTGTTCGACCGCAAACATCTGCGGCAAGCGGACCCCGACTGGTTCGTGCCCGAGAAGTGGGGCGACCGTGCCCGGCCGGTCGACAGCGGTGGGCGGGGCGGCGCCTGGTTCATCGAAGCGCCTTCCAGCCAGTGCGTCCTGCGCATGTATCGCAGGGGCGGCCTGGCGGCTCGCTTCAGCCGTGACCGCTACCTGTGGCATGGCCCGGACCGCACCCGCAGTTTCGCCGAATTCCGCCTGATGCGCGCGCTGCTCGCGCGTGGCCTGCCGGTGCCGCGGCCGGTGGCGGCCAGCTACGTGCGCGATGGCATGTTCTACCGCGCGGCGATCCTGATGGAACGCCTGCTGGACGTACGCTCGCTGGCGGACCTGGCCCAATCACAGGCCGCGCATGCACCCTGGGACCCGGCGGGGCGGCTGATCGCGCGCTTCCACCGTGTCGGCACCGACCATGCCGACCTCAACGCGCACAACATCCTGTTCGACGACAAGGGCCACGGCTGGCTGATCGACCTGGATCGCGGCGCACTGCGCATCCCTGCCACGGCCTGGCGCGAGGAAAACCTGTCGCGCCTGAAACGTTCGCTGCTGAAGCTGCGTGGCGAACGCAGCGTGGAAGACGTGGAGCGCGATTTCAGCGTGCTGCGCAAGGCCTACGACCACGCCTGGTCGCGGGGCTACTGA
- a CDS encoding glycosyltransferase family 9 protein, producing the protein MIPQSLCLLRLSALGDVTHVVPLVRTLQRHWPQVRLHWVIDKAGYKLLEGLEGVVFHTYDKKTGIAGMRALRRELPAQGFDALLQMQVAFRANLLSAFIPARRRVGYDRSRSKDLHGLFINERIPDRPGIHVLDAMGSFCEPLGLRQDTVAWRLPVPAEAHAWATAQWPQDGQRTLVISPCSSHERRNWYADRYAAVADHAVSRGWRVVLCGGRSELERRTADAIIASMQAAPLDLVGKDTLKQLPALLARADLVMTPDSGPMHIANAMGAAVLGLHAASNPLRSGPYSTVRYCVDRYDDAARKYKGRPASALKWGSKIEHDGVMELITVADAITAFERYVADRA; encoded by the coding sequence ATGATTCCCCAATCGCTCTGCCTGCTCCGCCTCTCCGCCCTTGGCGATGTGACCCATGTCGTGCCCCTGGTGCGCACGCTGCAACGGCATTGGCCGCAGGTGCGCTTGCACTGGGTCATCGACAAGGCCGGCTACAAGCTGCTGGAGGGATTGGAAGGCGTGGTCTTCCACACCTACGACAAGAAGACCGGCATCGCCGGCATGCGTGCGCTGCGCAGGGAATTGCCCGCCCAGGGCTTCGACGCACTGCTGCAGATGCAGGTGGCGTTCCGGGCCAACCTGCTGTCCGCCTTCATCCCGGCGCGCCGGCGCGTCGGCTATGACCGCAGCCGCTCAAAGGACCTGCATGGGCTCTTCATCAACGAACGCATCCCCGACCGTCCCGGCATCCACGTGCTGGATGCGATGGGCAGTTTCTGCGAGCCGCTGGGTTTGCGGCAGGACACGGTGGCGTGGCGGTTGCCCGTCCCCGCGGAGGCCCACGCCTGGGCGACCGCGCAATGGCCGCAGGATGGCCAGCGCACGCTGGTCATATCGCCGTGTTCAAGCCACGAACGCCGCAACTGGTATGCCGACCGCTACGCCGCCGTGGCGGACCACGCCGTGTCACGCGGCTGGCGCGTCGTGCTGTGCGGGGGGCGCAGCGAACTGGAACGCCGCACTGCCGACGCGATCATCGCCTCGATGCAGGCGGCGCCCCTTGACCTGGTGGGCAAGGACACGCTGAAGCAACTGCCCGCCCTGCTCGCCCGCGCCGATCTGGTGATGACGCCGGACTCCGGGCCGATGCACATCGCCAACGCGATGGGGGCGGCGGTACTGGGACTGCACGCCGCCAGCAACCCGCTGCGCAGCGGCCCCTATTCGACCGTGCGTTATTGCGTTGACCGCTACGACGACGCGGCCCGCAAATACAAGGGCAGGCCGGCATCGGCACTGAAGTGGGGCAGCAAGATCGAGCATGACGGCGTGATGGAACTCATCACCGTCGCCGATGCCATCACGGCGTTCGAACGTTACGTCGCCGACCGGGCATGA
- a CDS encoding DUF6165 family protein: MSEILVPVSFGELLDKIAILQIKSERMSDPAKLANVRNELGALEQTWMAHPAAGHNIVELRAQLKAVNERLWVIEDDIRIKEKAQEFDAEFIRLARAVYFENDDRARIKKDINLALGSSYVEEKSYQDYRAGAAP, from the coding sequence ATGTCCGAAATCCTCGTTCCCGTCTCCTTCGGCGAACTGCTCGACAAGATCGCCATCCTGCAGATCAAGTCCGAGCGCATGAGCGACCCGGCCAAGCTGGCCAACGTGCGCAACGAACTGGGCGCGCTGGAGCAGACCTGGATGGCGCATCCGGCCGCGGGCCACAACATCGTGGAGCTGCGTGCCCAGCTGAAGGCCGTCAATGAGCGGCTGTGGGTGATCGAGGACGACATCCGCATCAAGGAGAAGGCGCAGGAATTCGATGCCGAGTTCATCCGCCTGGCGCGCGCGGTGTATTTCGAGAACGACGACCGAGCGCGCATCAAGAAGGACATCAACCTCGCGCTGGGCTCCAGCTACGTGGAAGAAAAGTCCTACCAGGATTACCGGGCCGGCGCGGCGCCGTGA
- a CDS encoding PP2C family serine/threonine-protein phosphatase, with the protein MIEFGHITHVGLRRELNEDTYYGDSELGLWLVADGMGGHACGEVASALARETIVREIRDGTPLAQAIRIADEEIIRTSRRRNDTLPMGTTVVAARIQGNRFEVAWVGDSRAYLWREGNLAQLSQDHSYVQELIAQGALTTEQARSHPHRNVVTQALGVTDPNHLNVETMTGELRPGMQLLLCSDGLTEEVDDSSIANTLRHDDCSAQECVDTLVAAALDGGGSDNVTAILVRCH; encoded by the coding sequence ATGATCGAATTCGGCCACATCACCCACGTCGGCCTGCGGCGGGAACTCAACGAGGACACCTATTACGGCGACAGCGAGCTGGGGCTGTGGCTGGTGGCCGACGGGATGGGGGGGCATGCCTGTGGCGAAGTGGCCAGCGCCTTGGCGCGCGAAACCATCGTGCGCGAGATCCGTGATGGCACGCCGCTGGCCCAGGCCATCCGGATCGCCGATGAGGAAATCATCCGTACCTCGCGCCGCCGCAACGACACGCTGCCCATGGGGACCACCGTGGTCGCCGCGCGCATCCAGGGCAACCGCTTCGAGGTCGCCTGGGTCGGCGACAGCCGGGCCTACCTGTGGCGTGAAGGCAACCTGGCCCAGCTCAGCCAGGACCACAGCTACGTGCAGGAACTGATCGCCCAGGGCGCCCTGACCACCGAACAGGCCCGCTCGCACCCGCACCGCAACGTGGTCACCCAGGCCCTGGGCGTCACCGACCCCAACCACCTGAACGTCGAGACCATGACCGGCGAACTGCGCCCGGGCATGCAGCTGCTGCTGTGCAGCGACGGGCTGACCGAGGAAGTCGACGACAGCAGCATCGCCAACACGCTGCGCCACGACGATTGCAGCGCGCAGGAATGCGTCGACACGCTGGTCGCCGCGGCGCTGGATGGCGGCGGCTCGGACAACGTCACCGCCATCCTGGTCCGCTGCCACTGA
- the dnaQ gene encoding DNA polymerase III subunit epsilon, producing the protein MRQIILDTETTGLEWKKGNRVVEIGCVELMERRPTGRTYHQYINPQREFEQGAAEVTGLSLEFLADKPLFADIADEFLAFIDGAELVIHNAAFDVGFLNHELSLLGERYGRITDRAQVEDSLLLARQRFPGQRNSLDALCKRLGVDNTHRQLHGALLDAQLLCDVYLNLTAGQREIGFGGEEAGVPVSSVAMPVFTASMAGERPRVRPSNDELAAHEARLEKLRKKAGGRCLWDEPVFEAS; encoded by the coding sequence ATGCGCCAGATCATCCTCGATACCGAAACCACCGGCCTGGAGTGGAAAAAGGGCAATCGCGTGGTCGAGATCGGGTGCGTGGAACTGATGGAGCGCCGGCCCACCGGCCGCACCTACCACCAGTACATCAACCCGCAGCGGGAGTTCGAACAAGGCGCGGCGGAGGTCACCGGACTCAGCCTGGAGTTCCTGGCGGACAAGCCGCTGTTCGCCGACATCGCGGACGAATTCCTGGCCTTCATCGACGGCGCGGAGCTGGTGATCCACAACGCCGCGTTCGACGTCGGCTTCCTCAACCATGAGCTCTCCCTGCTGGGTGAGCGGTACGGTCGCATCACCGACCGGGCCCAGGTGGAGGATTCCCTGCTGCTGGCGCGCCAGCGTTTCCCGGGCCAGCGCAATTCGCTGGATGCGCTGTGCAAGCGGTTGGGCGTGGACAACACCCATCGCCAGCTCCACGGCGCACTGCTCGACGCCCAGCTGCTGTGCGATGTCTACCTGAACCTGACCGCAGGCCAGCGTGAGATCGGGTTCGGTGGCGAGGAGGCGGGCGTGCCTGTGTCCTCGGTGGCGATGCCGGTGTTCACCGCCTCCATGGCCGGCGAACGGCCCCGCGTGCGTCCCAGCAACGATGAGCTTGCCGCCCATGAGGCGCGCCTGGAGAAACTGCGCAAGAAGGCCGGCGGTCGCTGCCTGTGGGACGAGCCGGTGTTCGAAGCCTCCTGA
- a CDS encoding GNAT family N-acetyltransferase, with the protein MSSALMPGQLVAETGRLRLLAMSDACDEDAEMMLRLLNDPAFIRNIADRGVRTLEEARDYLRNGALRSYAEHGFAMYAVQLKATGERIGNCGLVRREGLEGPDLGYALLPGFCGHGYAKEAAQAVLADARDRLGLDQMLAIVNPDNAPSIGLLQKLGFAFERMIALPHVDRAVKLFRYPALSVEAQP; encoded by the coding sequence ATGAGCTCCGCGCTGATGCCCGGCCAGTTGGTGGCCGAAACCGGACGACTCCGCCTGCTGGCCATGTCCGACGCCTGTGACGAGGATGCGGAGATGATGCTGCGCCTGCTCAACGACCCGGCCTTCATCCGCAACATCGCCGATCGCGGCGTGCGCACGCTGGAAGAGGCGCGCGACTACCTGCGCAACGGTGCCCTGCGCAGCTATGCCGAGCATGGGTTTGCGATGTACGCCGTGCAGCTGAAGGCCACCGGCGAGCGGATCGGCAACTGCGGCCTGGTGCGGCGCGAAGGACTCGAGGGTCCCGATCTGGGCTATGCGCTCCTGCCAGGGTTCTGCGGGCATGGCTATGCGAAGGAAGCCGCGCAGGCCGTGCTGGCCGATGCGCGCGATCGGCTGGGTTTGGACCAGATGCTGGCCATCGTCAATCCCGACAACGCGCCATCGATCGGCCTGTTGCAGAAGCTGGGATTCGCCTTTGAGAGAATGATCGCGTTGCCCCACGTCGACCGTGCGGTGAAACTGTTCCGTTACCCCGCCCTTTCCGTGGAAGCCCAGCCCTGA
- the rnhA gene encoding ribonuclease HI gives MKHISIHTDGSCLGNPGPGGWAALLRYQAKERELSGGEAQTTNNRMELMAAIAALEALTEPCQITLHIDSQYVRQGITEWMPGWVRRGWKTAGGDPVKNRDLWERLHAATARHQIDWKWVKGHSGDPDNERVDVLARDAAIRFRNGAVA, from the coding sequence ATGAAGCACATCAGCATCCACACAGACGGCTCGTGCCTCGGCAATCCCGGCCCCGGCGGCTGGGCCGCGCTGCTCCGCTACCAGGCCAAGGAGCGCGAACTGTCGGGGGGCGAGGCACAGACCACCAACAACCGCATGGAACTGATGGCGGCCATCGCCGCACTGGAAGCGCTCACCGAACCCTGCCAGATCACCCTGCACATCGATTCGCAGTATGTCCGCCAGGGCATCACCGAATGGATGCCGGGCTGGGTGCGGCGTGGCTGGAAGACCGCCGGCGGTGATCCGGTGAAGAACCGGGACCTGTGGGAACGCCTGCATGCGGCGACCGCGCGCCACCAGATCGACTGGAAATGGGTGAAGGGCCATTCCGGCGACCCGGACAACGAGCGCGTGGACGTGCTGGCGCGCGACGCAGCGATCCGGTTCCGCAACGGCGCGGTGGCATGA
- the gloB gene encoding hydroxyacylglutathione hydrolase gives MRLLALPAFEDNYIWALVDDDGDALVIDPGDAAPVLAGTDMGLWPAAVLVTHHHPDHAGGVAALRERWPTLPVFAPDDARIPAATHRVGDGDRITLKNWRLSVLAVPGHTSSHVAFHGGGNEGPPHLFCGDTLFSLGCGRMFEGTPPQMLASLDRLAALPPDSLVCCGHEYTLANAAFALAVDPDNPALRHRTEEARAMRHAGRPTLPSTLAQELDTNPFLRVDAPAARAAVARRLGRPPADRVETFAELRRWKNDFRA, from the coding sequence ATGCGCCTGCTCGCCCTGCCCGCCTTCGAGGACAACTACATCTGGGCCCTGGTGGACGACGACGGCGATGCCCTGGTGATCGATCCGGGCGACGCGGCACCGGTGCTGGCAGGCACGGACATGGGCCTCTGGCCGGCCGCCGTGCTGGTCACCCACCACCACCCCGACCACGCCGGCGGCGTGGCCGCGCTGCGCGAACGCTGGCCCACCCTGCCGGTGTTCGCCCCGGACGATGCGCGCATTCCCGCTGCCACCCATCGGGTGGGCGACGGCGACCGCATCACCCTGAAGAACTGGCGCCTGTCCGTGCTGGCCGTTCCCGGCCATACCTCCAGCCATGTCGCCTTCCACGGGGGCGGAAACGAGGGTCCTCCGCACCTCTTCTGCGGCGATACGCTGTTCAGCCTCGGCTGTGGGCGGATGTTCGAAGGTACGCCGCCGCAGATGCTGGCGTCACTGGACCGGCTGGCCGCATTGCCACCCGACTCACTGGTCTGCTGCGGCCACGAATACACCCTGGCCAACGCCGCCTTTGCGCTGGCCGTGGACCCTGACAACCCGGCCCTGCGCCACCGCACCGAGGAAGCCCGCGCCATGCGCCATGCCGGACGCCCCACCCTGCCCAGCACCCTGGCGCAGGAACTGGACACCAACCCCTTCCTGCGTGTCGATGCGCCGGCGGCCCGCGCCGCCGTTGCGCGACGCCTGGGCCGTCCTCCCGCTGACCGGGTGGAAACCTTTGCCGAACTCCGGCGCTGGAAGAACGACTTCCGCGCATGA